TTTGAATTTATGATATAATAAAAAGAAAGGGGCGTTAAAGGATGGAAAAAGTTAAGAATGGAAACTATAAGCAGCCAAATGGTGATCAAATAGGAATCATAAGGCTTGAAATTGATTATGAGCTTGCCACATTATTCGAAGCAATGCAAGAAAATGATACCGATAAAAAGCAAACGACCCTTGATAAACTGGAAGCGTTACGAGAAAAATGGCTTATGGTGAAAGAATAAGTTTAATTAGTATATAATAAGTGTCTAATATGAAATGGCAGGCCAATCCTATTACTGAAAGGAAGGGCCTGCTTTGTTGATTTTTGTTTTAACTGTTATTAAGACTTTGACCGAAATGTTTATATTATAGTAAGGATGTTATAATCTTTTTAGTATAAGGAAATGAGGGTTTACATAAATGACGAATTGGGAAGAAGTTTATCAAATCGCTCGTAATTGGGTAAAAGAAGCAGGTGATCGAATAAAAGAGTCTTTCTCTGAATCATTAACCATTGAAACAAAATCAAATGTTAATGATCTAGTGACTAATATGGATAAAGAAACAGAAACGTTTTTTATTAGACGAATAGAGGAAAAGTTCCCAACTCATAAAATATTAGGAGAAGAAGTTTGTGGACATGAATTATGCTCATTAGACGGGATTGTTTGGATTATTGACCCAATTGATGGGACGATGAATTTTGTCCATCAACAACGAAATTTTGCCATTTCTATTGGTATTTATGAAGATGGAGTGGGTAAGATCGGGATTATTTATGATGTTGTCCGAGATGAAATGTTTCATGTCCTTAAAGGGAACGGAGCTTTTTTAAATGATCGTAAATTACCAAATTTACAAGAAACTAAATTACATGAATCCATTTTATCGTTGAATGCTACATGGATTACAAAGAATAGGAGAATTGATCCTACTGTATTACTCCTTTAGTCACCGATGTCCGTGGTACTCGTTCTTATGGATCTGCAGCTATCGAATTTGCGAGTATAGCCGCTGGGATCTTAGATGGTTACATTACAATGAGACTCGCACCTTGGGATATTGCTGCGGGATTGGTATTGATTGAAGAAGTGGGAGGGAAAGTGACCACATTAGATGGAAAGCCTCTTAACATGTTAGGAACGAATAGCGTATTTGGAGCAAATTCCTCGATACATGGTGAGATTGTGGAGAAATATATAAAGGGAAAGTATAAGAGTGAGTAAGAACAATATATAATAAAAACTTGCTAGCATCCTTTAAGGGTGCTTTTATTTTTTGAGAATTTTGTCACCTATCTAAGGATTACTCGTCTAAAGGATTAGTTGGCTTAAGGAGGTGGAAAGAATTGAATGATCACATTGATGAAAAATTCTTACGGGAAGTGATGACAGATCATGGAACGTCATTATTAAAATTAGTCTATTCATATGTGAAAAATTGGACTTCAGCAGAAGATATTGTTCAAGAAACGTTTATTACTTTTTCGCAAAAATATCATCAGTTTAAGGGGAATTCTTCATTAAAAACGTGGCTTTATCAGATTGCTATTAATAAAGCTAAAGATTATCTTCGTAGTCCTAAAAATAGACTACTATGGTAAGAAAAAAGTGTGAGGGGCAATTGAATCACACTTTTTTCTCCACCTGACTTTAGAATTAGCGTAAATATTAATAATAACGATTGAAGAAACCTCACAACCTCCCTTGTTCTCTAAGTTTTTTCTTGTATGTAAATCCACTTCCAAATACAACGATTATTCCAATAATGGAGGCAATAACCCCTAAAACACTACCTTCACCAACGGCGATTCCAGTAGCAACCATAAATGTTGCTCCTAAAAATGCTAAAAATAATAATAATCCATTGATTTTTTTCATACTAATGACCCCTTTTGCGTCAAATAAAATGTTATTTATTTGTATAGACGAATGAAAAAGATTTTTATTTCTTCTATCTATGATATAATACTGTACGGTTAATGAATAGTATTGGAGATGAAAAAGTGAAGTTAAGAGAAGATATTAAAAATATTGCGATTATAGCTCACGTTGACCATGGAAAAACGACGTTAGTGGATCAATTGCTTCATCAATCAGGAACGTTTAGAGATAACGAACAAGTAGCTGAACGAGCAATGGATTCAAATGATTTAGAGCGTGAACGTGGGATTACGATATTAGCGAAAAATACCGCTGTGCAATACAAAGACACGCGCATCAATATATTAGACACACCAGGACACGCTGATTTCGGCGGTGAAGTGGAACGTATTATGAAAATGGTCGATGGTGTTTTATTAGTTGTCGATGCTTATGAAGGCTGTATGCCACAAACGCGTTTTGTATTGAAAAAAGCGTTAGAGCAACAATTAACACCGATTGTTGTAGTGAATAAGATTGATAAACCATCTGCACGTCCAGAAGAAGTCATTGATGAAGTGTTAGAGCTTTTCATTGAACTTGATGCAAATGAAGATCAGCTTGAGTTCCCAGTTGTCTATGCATCCGCAATTAATGGGACAGCAAGTATTGATGCTGACAAGCAAGATGAGAATATGGAAGCTTTATTTAAATCGATCGTTGAAAACATGCCATCTCCAGTTGATAATCGTGAAGAGCCACTTCAATTCCAAGTAGCTTTACTTGATTATAACGACTACGTAGGTAGAATTGGGATTGGCCGTGTATTTAGAGGAACAATGAAAGTAGGACAGCAAGTTTCCTTAATGAAGTTGGATGGAACAGCAAAAAATTTCCGTGTAACCAAAATGTTTGGTTTTCAAGGACTGAAAAAAGTAGAAATTAATGAAGCACATGCGGGAGACTTAATTGCTGTATCTGGTATGGAAGATATTAATGTAGGAGAAACGGTCTGTCCTGTAGAGCATCAAGAAGCACTTCCAGTACTTCGCATTGATGAGCCAACATTACAAATGACGTTCGTTGTTAATAACAGTCCATTTGCCGGAAGAGAAGGAAAATTCGTAACTGCTCGCAAAATTGAAGAGCGTCTTCAGCAGCAATTGCAAACAGATGTTAGTTTGCGTGTAGACCCTACTGATTCACCAGACGCTTGGATTGTATCAGGTCGCGGTGAATTACATTTATCAATCCTTATTGAAAATATGCGTCGTGAAGGATTTGAATTGCAAGTATCAAAACCTGAAGTCATCATTCGTGAAGTGGACGGAGTTAAATGTGAACCATTTGAGCGAGTGCAAATAGATGTTCCAGAAGAAAATGTAGGATCTGTCATCGAGTCTTTAGGATCACGAAAAGGTGAAATGTTAGATATGATTAATAATGGGAACGGTCAAGTGCGCTTAATTTTTAGTGTACCATCTCGAGGACTTATTGGTTATTCCACTGAGTTTATGTCTATTACAAGAGGATATGGAATCATTAATCATACATTTGACAGTTATCAACCTCTTCAGCAAGGTCAAATTGGAGGAAGAAGACAAGGGGTTCTTGTTTCAATGGAAAATGGAAAATCATCTGCCTATGGTATTCAAGCAGTTGAAGATCGCGGAACGATTTTTGTTGAACCAGGTACAGAAGTGTATGCAGGGATGATTGTTGGAGAGCATACTCGGGAAAATGATCTTGTCGTTAATATTGTTAAAACAAAACAACAAACAAATATTCGTTCAGCTACTAAGGATCAAACAGTGGGCATTAAACGTCCAAGAATTATGTCTTTAGAAGAAGCACTAGAATATTTGAATGATGATGAATATTGCGAAGTAACACCAGAGTCGATTCGTTTAAGAAAGAAAATTTTAGATAAAAACGAGCGTGAAAAACAAGCGAAGAAGAAAAAACTAGCTGGAATGTAATTAAAGGGTTGTCTTAATGATGATTTCTATCATTGAGATAGCCTTTCTTTTTCTTTTTTATTGGCTTGAATTTCAAATAGAGATATACTGAAATTAAACCTCTACGAATAAAAATAAAGGAGGATTATTGTGAGTACAAATGTTTCTCAAAGGTTATCATTTTTTTCTAGTTTGTATAGAGTTGATGAACAACCTGAATTGGGTATGTGGTATTTATACTTTACCATATTGGTTTTATCGATTATCGTTTTTAAACTAGGATTTGCAAAAAGGTTACCTATATTAAAAGCGGCCGTTATTTATCTTTTTCTTGCGTTAGGATGCACGGTTTTAACCTTTTTAGGGATCTTTTTACCAGTTGCAGAAGGATTAGTAGTGGCAGCGTTAATACTTATTATTTATAAAATTCGTCTTTATTTATCAAAGAGAGGGGACCAAGAGAGCGG
This portion of the Bacillus carboniphilus genome encodes:
- a CDS encoding sigma-70 family RNA polymerase sigma factor, translating into MNDHIDEKFLREVMTDHGTSLLKLVYSYVKNWTSAEDIVQETFITFSQKYHQFKGNSSLKTWLYQIAINKAKDYLRSPKNRLLW
- a CDS encoding DUF5325 family protein, which gives rise to MKKINGLLLFLAFLGATFMVATGIAVGEGSVLGVIASIIGIIVVFGSGFTYKKKLREQGRL
- the typA gene encoding translational GTPase TypA, with the translated sequence MKLREDIKNIAIIAHVDHGKTTLVDQLLHQSGTFRDNEQVAERAMDSNDLERERGITILAKNTAVQYKDTRINILDTPGHADFGGEVERIMKMVDGVLLVVDAYEGCMPQTRFVLKKALEQQLTPIVVVNKIDKPSARPEEVIDEVLELFIELDANEDQLEFPVVYASAINGTASIDADKQDENMEALFKSIVENMPSPVDNREEPLQFQVALLDYNDYVGRIGIGRVFRGTMKVGQQVSLMKLDGTAKNFRVTKMFGFQGLKKVEINEAHAGDLIAVSGMEDINVGETVCPVEHQEALPVLRIDEPTLQMTFVVNNSPFAGREGKFVTARKIEERLQQQLQTDVSLRVDPTDSPDAWIVSGRGELHLSILIENMRREGFELQVSKPEVIIREVDGVKCEPFERVQIDVPEENVGSVIESLGSRKGEMLDMINNGNGQVRLIFSVPSRGLIGYSTEFMSITRGYGIINHTFDSYQPLQQGQIGGRRQGVLVSMENGKSSAYGIQAVEDRGTIFVEPGTEVYAGMIVGEHTRENDLVVNIVKTKQQTNIRSATKDQTVGIKRPRIMSLEEALEYLNDDEYCEVTPESIRLRKKILDKNEREKQAKKKKLAGM
- a CDS encoding YlaH-like family protein; translation: MSTNVSQRLSFFSSLYRVDEQPELGMWYLYFTILVLSIIVFKLGFAKRLPILKAAVIYLFLALGCTVLTFLGIFLPVAEGLVVAALILIIYKIRLYLSKRGDQESGA